A part of Mustela erminea isolate mMusErm1 chromosome 9, mMusErm1.Pri, whole genome shotgun sequence genomic DNA contains:
- the SIRT3 gene encoding NAD-dependent protein deacetylase sirtuin-3, mitochondrial isoform X1 yields MAWWARPALSASRAWGPAGWRSFYTEVRDVLGEGHQGPSPGRTDMVATSLWGVRMVPGAVGLAVLNPGIAGGRRPISFSAGASSVFGRGGSSRKEKLSLQDIAELIQARACQRVVVMVGAGISTPSGIPDFRSPRSGLYSNLQQYDLPYPEAIFELAFFSHNPKPFFTLAKELYLRNYRPNIIHYFLRLLHDKGLLLRLYTQNIDGLERVSGIPASKLVEAHGSFASATCTVCRRPSPGKDIWADVSVDRIPRCPVCTGVVKPDIVFFGEALPQRFLLHVVDFPMADLLLILGTSLEVEPFASLSEAVRSSVPRLLINRDLVGPFAWRPRGTDVVQLGDVVQGVERLVELLGWTEELQELVQQETDKLHGQDR; encoded by the exons ATGGCCTGGTGGGCTCGGCCTGCGCTTTCCGCCTCCAGAGCCTGGGGCCCGGCAG GGTGGAGGAGTTTCTATACTGAAGTCAGAGACGTCCTGGGGGAGGGTCATCAAGGGCCTTCTCCTGGAAGAACGGACATGGTGGCCACCAGTCTCTGGGGTGTGAGAATGGTGCCCGGCGCAGTGGGGTTGGCGGTTCTGAACCCTGG CATTGCAGGTGGAAGAAGACCCATATCTTTTTCCGCTGGTGCCTCGAGCGTCTTTGGAAGAGGAGGCAGCAGTAGGAAGGAGAAGCTTTCTCTGCAGGACATAGCGGAGCTGATCCAAGCCAGAGCCTGCCAGAGGGTGGTGGTCATGGTGGGCGCCGGCATCAGTACGCCCAGCGGCATTCCGGACTTCAG GTCTCCCAGGAGTGGCCTCTACAGTAACCTGCAGCAGTACGACCTCCCATACCCCGAGGCCATTTTCGAGCTCGCTTTCTTCTCTCACAACCCCAAGCCCTTTTTCACTTTGGCCAAGGAGCTGTACCTCAGGAACTACAGGCCCAACATCATACACTACTTCCTCCGACTGCTGCACGACAAGGGCCTCCTTCTGCGGCTCTACACACAGAACATCGATGGGCTGGAGAGAG TGTCTGGCATCCCTGCCTCGAAGCTGGTTGAAGCTCATGGATCCTTTGCCTCTGCCACGTGCACCGTCTGCCGAAGGCCCTCTCCGGGGAAGGACATTTGG GCTGACGTGTCCGTGGACAGGATTCCCCGCTGCCCGGTCTGCACTGGCGTTGTGAAACCCGACATCGTGTTCTTTGGGGAGGCACTTCCCCAGAGGTTCCTGCTGCATGTGGTTGATTTCCCTATGGCGGATCTGCTGCTCATCCTTGGGACCTCCTTGGAG GTAGAACCTTTTGCCAGCTTGTCTGAGGCCGTGCGGAGCTCGGTGCCCCGGCTGCTCATCAACCGGGACTTGGTGGGGCCCTTCGCCTGGCGTCCTCGCGGCACGGATGTGGTCCAGCTGGGGGATGTGGTTCAAGGCGTGGAAAGGCTGGTGGAGCTCCTGGGCTGGACGGAAGAGTTGCAGGAGCTTGTCCAGCAGGAGACGGACAAG CTTCATGGACAGGACAGATAG
- the SIRT3 gene encoding NAD-dependent protein deacetylase sirtuin-3, mitochondrial isoform X2 — protein MPPRTGWRSFYTEVRDVLGEGHQGPSPGRTDMVATSLWGVRMVPGAVGLAVLNPGIAGGRRPISFSAGASSVFGRGGSSRKEKLSLQDIAELIQARACQRVVVMVGAGISTPSGIPDFRSPRSGLYSNLQQYDLPYPEAIFELAFFSHNPKPFFTLAKELYLRNYRPNIIHYFLRLLHDKGLLLRLYTQNIDGLERVSGIPASKLVEAHGSFASATCTVCRRPSPGKDIWADVSVDRIPRCPVCTGVVKPDIVFFGEALPQRFLLHVVDFPMADLLLILGTSLEVEPFASLSEAVRSSVPRLLINRDLVGPFAWRPRGTDVVQLGDVVQGVERLVELLGWTEELQELVQQETDKLHGQDR, from the exons ATGCCGCCTCGCACAG GGTGGAGGAGTTTCTATACTGAAGTCAGAGACGTCCTGGGGGAGGGTCATCAAGGGCCTTCTCCTGGAAGAACGGACATGGTGGCCACCAGTCTCTGGGGTGTGAGAATGGTGCCCGGCGCAGTGGGGTTGGCGGTTCTGAACCCTGG CATTGCAGGTGGAAGAAGACCCATATCTTTTTCCGCTGGTGCCTCGAGCGTCTTTGGAAGAGGAGGCAGCAGTAGGAAGGAGAAGCTTTCTCTGCAGGACATAGCGGAGCTGATCCAAGCCAGAGCCTGCCAGAGGGTGGTGGTCATGGTGGGCGCCGGCATCAGTACGCCCAGCGGCATTCCGGACTTCAG GTCTCCCAGGAGTGGCCTCTACAGTAACCTGCAGCAGTACGACCTCCCATACCCCGAGGCCATTTTCGAGCTCGCTTTCTTCTCTCACAACCCCAAGCCCTTTTTCACTTTGGCCAAGGAGCTGTACCTCAGGAACTACAGGCCCAACATCATACACTACTTCCTCCGACTGCTGCACGACAAGGGCCTCCTTCTGCGGCTCTACACACAGAACATCGATGGGCTGGAGAGAG TGTCTGGCATCCCTGCCTCGAAGCTGGTTGAAGCTCATGGATCCTTTGCCTCTGCCACGTGCACCGTCTGCCGAAGGCCCTCTCCGGGGAAGGACATTTGG GCTGACGTGTCCGTGGACAGGATTCCCCGCTGCCCGGTCTGCACTGGCGTTGTGAAACCCGACATCGTGTTCTTTGGGGAGGCACTTCCCCAGAGGTTCCTGCTGCATGTGGTTGATTTCCCTATGGCGGATCTGCTGCTCATCCTTGGGACCTCCTTGGAG GTAGAACCTTTTGCCAGCTTGTCTGAGGCCGTGCGGAGCTCGGTGCCCCGGCTGCTCATCAACCGGGACTTGGTGGGGCCCTTCGCCTGGCGTCCTCGCGGCACGGATGTGGTCCAGCTGGGGGATGTGGTTCAAGGCGTGGAAAGGCTGGTGGAGCTCCTGGGCTGGACGGAAGAGTTGCAGGAGCTTGTCCAGCAGGAGACGGACAAG CTTCATGGACAGGACAGATAG
- the SIRT3 gene encoding NAD-dependent protein deacetylase sirtuin-3, mitochondrial isoform X3: protein MVATSLWGVRMVPGAVGLAVLNPGIAGGRRPISFSAGASSVFGRGGSSRKEKLSLQDIAELIQARACQRVVVMVGAGISTPSGIPDFRSPRSGLYSNLQQYDLPYPEAIFELAFFSHNPKPFFTLAKELYLRNYRPNIIHYFLRLLHDKGLLLRLYTQNIDGLERVSGIPASKLVEAHGSFASATCTVCRRPSPGKDIWADVSVDRIPRCPVCTGVVKPDIVFFGEALPQRFLLHVVDFPMADLLLILGTSLEVEPFASLSEAVRSSVPRLLINRDLVGPFAWRPRGTDVVQLGDVVQGVERLVELLGWTEELQELVQQETDKLHGQDR from the exons ATGGTGGCCACCAGTCTCTGGGGTGTGAGAATGGTGCCCGGCGCAGTGGGGTTGGCGGTTCTGAACCCTGG CATTGCAGGTGGAAGAAGACCCATATCTTTTTCCGCTGGTGCCTCGAGCGTCTTTGGAAGAGGAGGCAGCAGTAGGAAGGAGAAGCTTTCTCTGCAGGACATAGCGGAGCTGATCCAAGCCAGAGCCTGCCAGAGGGTGGTGGTCATGGTGGGCGCCGGCATCAGTACGCCCAGCGGCATTCCGGACTTCAG GTCTCCCAGGAGTGGCCTCTACAGTAACCTGCAGCAGTACGACCTCCCATACCCCGAGGCCATTTTCGAGCTCGCTTTCTTCTCTCACAACCCCAAGCCCTTTTTCACTTTGGCCAAGGAGCTGTACCTCAGGAACTACAGGCCCAACATCATACACTACTTCCTCCGACTGCTGCACGACAAGGGCCTCCTTCTGCGGCTCTACACACAGAACATCGATGGGCTGGAGAGAG TGTCTGGCATCCCTGCCTCGAAGCTGGTTGAAGCTCATGGATCCTTTGCCTCTGCCACGTGCACCGTCTGCCGAAGGCCCTCTCCGGGGAAGGACATTTGG GCTGACGTGTCCGTGGACAGGATTCCCCGCTGCCCGGTCTGCACTGGCGTTGTGAAACCCGACATCGTGTTCTTTGGGGAGGCACTTCCCCAGAGGTTCCTGCTGCATGTGGTTGATTTCCCTATGGCGGATCTGCTGCTCATCCTTGGGACCTCCTTGGAG GTAGAACCTTTTGCCAGCTTGTCTGAGGCCGTGCGGAGCTCGGTGCCCCGGCTGCTCATCAACCGGGACTTGGTGGGGCCCTTCGCCTGGCGTCCTCGCGGCACGGATGTGGTCCAGCTGGGGGATGTGGTTCAAGGCGTGGAAAGGCTGGTGGAGCTCCTGGGCTGGACGGAAGAGTTGCAGGAGCTTGTCCAGCAGGAGACGGACAAG CTTCATGGACAGGACAGATAG